The Musa acuminata AAA Group cultivar baxijiao chromosome BXJ1-8, Cavendish_Baxijiao_AAA, whole genome shotgun sequence genomic sequence TTACAAAGGAACAGTTGGACAGGGGTGTTATATGCTCATCTGCTGGAAACCATGCCCAAGGAGTTGCTTTAGCTGCTCAGAGGCTAGGTTGTGATGCAGTGATTGTAATGCCAGTGACAACACCAGAAATTAAGGTTCCTAAGTgtctgaaacaatcacttttttgACAATGTTTATTCAGTTAAGAAAAAAGAATCATGCTTTATGCGCTCATTACCTTGTTTTCTTACCTTGACAATATAATTTCAGTGGCGATCGGTTGAGAGGTTAGGTGCGACAGTTATCCTTAAGGGGGACTCATATGATGAAGCACAGTCATACGCTAAGCAATGTGGAGAGCAGGAGGGTCGCACATTTGTGCCACCTTTTGATCATCCAGATGTTATTACAGGTCAAGGAACTATTGGTATGGAAATTATTCGCCAGCTGAGTGGTCCATTGCATGCAATCTTTGTACCAGTTGGAGGTGGTGGCTTAATAGCAGGGATTGCTGCTTATGTAAAACGGGTTCGCCCAGAGGTTTGTTCATGGCAGTATCTGCTCTTATCCTTCATTTCATTTTGCCCCAAGTTTATTGGAAGCACTTATTGGTGGTTAACAATTAAAGATGTAATTTTCCTTTtagcatcatatatatatatatatatatatatatatatatatacatatatatatatacatacatatacatatatatatacatacatatacatatatatatatatatatatacatatacatacatatatatacatacatatacatacatatatatatatatatatatatacatacatatatatatatataaaggtgacGTCGTCTCCGTTTTCTATGACGTCGcacatttttttttacttatatataaataaaagattatatatatatatatatgtatatatatatatatatatatatatatatatatatatatatatatatatgtatatgtatgtatatatgtatatacatacatatatatatatatgtgacatcgtcgaaattttttttacttatatatatatatatatatatatatatatatatatatatatatataccgaacggtatatcgttcggtatacagtaccgtactGTACCAAGCGAATCTTGAAACTCTGATATGATACGATATTTCAAttcttgcatatatatatatatatatatatatatatatatatatatgtatatatttgcacCAGATCATTCTTGGTTGTGGAGCTCAATAGATCTCCTTATTGGATGATATGTTATTGTAACTCATGATTACTGATCAGAAGCATTTGGGGATGTTTATGTGTTTCTGATGAACCTTTTATGTAAAATAACATTTATAGCTCATACTCTGGTTGTCCCTTGTCATTTCTGTATACAAGGATGACAACTTTATAAAAGAACACCCCGAAACTAGTATTATATTGCTTCATGATCtatttcttttttgctttcctaATTATCCCTTCCAAATTGAGTTACCAAGCAACTTTTTTTGCATGAGAAGTCCTGTAATAAAATTGTAAAATTTCTTTGTGTAAGCCATGCAACTGCATGAAACTTAGGTTCTTAAGTTAAATGGACATCAATATCAGTTTGAATGTGATATATTTCTTAAGATGCATTTTGATAGGTATAAATGTGTATTGTTGTTTAAGTGCTGTAAATTCAATTTATTGTATCTGTTGAATCTACACTTTTTTTACTGCATTTCAAAATGCACCATtagcaaaaacaaaataaaattagtGACTTAAAGAGCTCTCTGATTCCAATCAGTGATCCTTCTGGTAAGCTGTTCACTCAGTCAATCATTCTCTACAGGTAAAGGTCATTGGAGTAGAACCCTCTGATGCAAATGCAATGGCATTGTCTCTGTATCATGGGCAGAGGATTATGCTAGAACAAGTGGGAGGATTTGCGGATGGTGTGGCTGTAAAAGTGGTTGGGGAAGAGACATTTTGCCTCTGCAGGGAACTTGTCGACGGAGTGGTTCTTGTTAGTCGTGATGCTATTTGTGCATCTATAAAGGTGAAATTATATCCATTGTCCTTTTCTATGTGGTTTGTTGTTTTACTTAAACTGAGGCTAATGTTACACATGATTTCCTCCCAATGATATCTGAGTCAGCCCATGAAAGGGCATATACCAGCTGTAGTTACGAGTCCTTCTAGCATAATTATTGTGATGTTAATGTGATATGCAACTAACAATAATTAAATAAACCAATAAGGAGAGATGAATCATGTAACCTTCTATTACAAAAAGCCATGAAATTTCTTTGATGTCTTCTTAACAGGTGGAAGGCTCTGTATTGAAGTATTGTAATTCAAGGGTTTGACATGTTTGTTTGTAGATAATCACATGCTCTGTATATATGTATCTTTTGTCAAACACAGACACTTGTATTGTCTTAGAAAAGAACATTTAAGAATGCTATAATCTTTTATTTCATCCAATCATTTCTTTAATTTGCATACAACAATTTTTATAGAAGCATAGGGGATTTGAATATTAATTGGAGGTGATGCAATTTCTATTTCCAATAATAGAAGATCATTAATTTGAATACTAAGAATTATGACTCCTTTGAAGCTTTCAGACCATGGAGATTTTAAAGTGGATTTGTCATGGTTTATGTAAGATCCCTACTATTGagctcaaaatattatgaatgaGAACATTTTGTCTTTCACCCAATTATTTGGGGCTGGCATATGGATTTCCCCTGCCATTAAGTTCTATTAAGGTTGAAATCAATGTCAACTCAAAGTGATATCATATTTCCTCTTTTATTGTCCATAACAATGCAATGTCTTCTTGCTCTAACACTATAGTACCTGGCATCTCTAATATAAAATGACTCACCTCATGTGTCTAACTTACCATAAATGATTTCCCTTATTTTCCATAATTATTGTGATCTAAAATTTTGAGAATATAACCATTTTCTGTTCTGACTTTTGGTGACACTAGACTTCCATTTATTCTCATGTCTATGTACAAAATATTTAGCAAGTTATTTTGTGGAAACACAATACTGTGATTACAAAATTACGGATAACCTTGTAACAGAACACTGTAGATGCTGATATCTATGTTATTGTATCGACTTTAGCTTTATAGTTTGTATATTCATGTATCTCCTCTCCTACTAAACAATATATCTCAGAAAATTTAACTTTACTCGGTGAATCTTTCCTACACATAATTTGGCTATATCCTCATTTCTTCTCGTCACAACATCATGATTCTTGCTCTTTCTAAAAGTCTGTTTTAAGGCATTTCTATTtagttataatttattatttgcCTGCCGACTCTCGTCAATCAGTAGCCTGCTAGAATTGATGAAGGCATCTTATGATATTTAGAGACACACAGAGGTCCAAAAGACCTTACTTAAATGCAGAGTGCTCTATGATTAACATTCTGGGACAGTTATGCTATGTTTGTTGTATTTTTTGGTTCACAAAATAGTGATAGATCATAAAAAGGACTAAAACGAGGTGGTTGGCGTAGTTGCTCTTTGATGTTCATGGCTGACAAATAACTTCTGTTGGTAACTTATTTGGGAAATGATGCATATAATTGTTTCACAATGCTTTCCATCTGTGATAACATTTTAAAATAGTGTTGTTTTGAGCTTTTTGAATTCTTGAATCATTAGCTTCTTGTAGAAAATTGTTTTCGTACATTTTTGGTGTTATAAAatgtaatattataattaaagaaTATTAATGTTTGATTTGGAAAGTCTATATTCAATTCAGGATATGTTTGAGGAGAAAAGAAGCATACTTGAACCAGCTGGTGCTCTTGCTCTAGCTGGTGCTGAAGCCTACTGCAGATACTATGGCTTGAAAGATGAAACAATCGTCGCAATAACTAGTGGGGCAAACATGAACTTTGACAGGCTGAGGTTGGTAACTGAACTTGCGGATGTTGGCCGGAAACGGGAGGCTGTTCTGGCGACTATTCTACCAGAGGAGCGCGGGAGTTTTAAGAAATTCTGTAAACTGGTATTTTTGAGGTTTATTTTGTTGGCTTTTTCTTTCAAGATAGAGATTCGGATTCTGATTCATAAAATCACCTTGCAGGTTGGCCCTATGAATATTACAGAATTTAAGTACAGATTTGATTCACGTAAAGACAATGCTCTTGTTCTATATAGGCAAGTTCTGCATTGATGCTCGTATGAACAAACCTGTAACTGATTACTTCACATAAGAACACATTGTAACTTATTTTCCCTTTTCTACGCACATTTTATGAAATTTCTTTTACTATGTTAAACTTCCTCTTGTTTGGTATCATAATATCATTACAATTGGTGATCATAGTTTTTTGGCAATTTTCTACTGCAGTGTTGGTGTTCATACTGATTCTGAACTCGCAGCAATGGTTCATCAAATGGAACATGCTCAACTCAAAACTTTTAACCTCACCAATGATGACTTGGCAAAGGATCATCTACGGTACTTTGTATGTATCTTACCTTGTCATGCCAATACTTCGTGTCTACCATGTGATTTGAGATTAGAAATTGATCAACTAAATTTGCTGTGAATTTATACATGTTTTTGACGTTAATAGATTTTCCATCAAATGTTGTTATCTGGTCCATACTGATGCCTTCATCCAGATCTTTACTGTAACATCTTGCTACATGGTTTTGGCGAATTTGTGAGATGTATACTGGGATTAAGGCCTGCAATTGATTGACAAACTTCTCATATGATGTTACTGTTTCTGACACTAAATGCATATGGTGATTTCGACATGATTGTTTGTTATGTAAATTAACAAGTCTCTGCATTTGATATCAATTTCCCTAAGATGTAAAAGATTCGTGTCGTGTCTTTATTATTTACAAAGCATGTTTCGTATGTGTATGTAAAACTATACAaatgtatattttgatatgtACAAAAGTATGTTTACTTTGTGCATGTAACAACTACATGCGTTTTAAATGTCAAGTGACATCATCTACATGTCTTTTCATAGTAAATAAATAGCCTCATTTAGAGAGTCATGAACCTTCTTCAACTCTACAAGCAGTTGGTGTCTGACCTCTCCAAATCATAAGTTCATATTCAGTTTCTGTATCAACTATTGCAAGTTTGATTCACCATATTGGTAGTAATCAGTGATTCTTTCTCTTGTCCCTACCCTCTCTCTTCTCTACCTCTTTTTTCTCCTTGGTTCTCTTCCTTCCTTTCTCCATTCTTCCTACCCACTCTTCCACTTTCCTTTGTTTTCTTGGAATCTACTCTGTTGCTTTTGATTTGGAAAACCAGTTAATTTCATCCGCCACATATTTAAGTCATTTGAGAGGAACTTTTAAGTTCCATGCACAGAGAAGTAATCACCCTTAAAATATGAGTGCAGTGCATATGAGATTTTGAAGGTGTGTGAGATAAGCAAAATGACTTAAGATATGAGTGTTTTATGGTCTATGAGTGTGTAGATGAGAAATATGGCAGTCATGTGTCAATTAATTAAGAGAGTGTAGATAAGAGTGTTTCAACAGTTTCCAAAATTCGGTATCAGGGCAATGCCAACACATCAGAGTCCATGCTCAACAAATACTGAAAGGGACTAATTAAGTAGCTTGGCTGTTAATCTCTAGCAAGTTATCTCGTAAGAGGTGCTCTTATATCCCTATGCATATATTCATTGTTTTACTATAAATATGCATCACTTTTAACTTTGATTTCGTTTCAGATGGGAGGGCGATCAAATGTTGAAGATGAATTACTTTGCCGGTTTGTCTTCCCTGAGAGACCAGGTGCTCTGATGAAATTCTTGGACTCCTTTAGTCCACGTTGGAACATCAGCCTCTTCCATTATCGAGCACAAGTATGCTACTTCGCATCatctggatttttttttcttcattatacATCTCATAGTGGCATAACATCTGTGGCATTGCAATGGTATAACTCTTCCAAGATAGACTTGTCCAAAAACATGGGTTCAACTGTGTATTTAAAGATCATAACAGATTCTTCTTTTTGGTTTGGATATTTCTTGTTTCTCTAGTTACTAAGAAAGGAAACACTATATTCATATCTTATATCTTCGGGTTTCTATATTTGGTAGGGTGAGACCGGTGCAAACGTGTTGGTTGGAATCCAAGTTCCAAAGGGGGAGACAGAAGAATTCAAGAATCGAGCACAGAATCTCGGATACGAGTATGCatatgagatgaacaatgcaGCCTATCGGCTGTTAATGCAGTGAGTATTGATAAGTTGAGTGTCTCAGCCATTTCTTGTTGAGTGTGGAAGAGTCTAGTGAAGGCTGAGGCTGAACCCTAGTCCCTTCAAGTTCTTTCTATCGTTAGCTATTGGGGTCTTTTTTTCTCCTGAAGTATTGGCCCTTAACTGATGTAGTTCTATAGATGGTGATGATGACATGTTCACCAAATATGTCTTCATCTGAATCTTCAATGAATTTTGTTTTACCAACGTATTGGTTAATTTAATGTTGGCTATGTTGCAGTTAGACAAAGAAGTATTAGTTCAATCTACATTTGTTTTGACCTAAGTTTACTAGAATCGGTGATGTCCAAATTAATTCGACTCGATATCTGACATTGCAGAATGAGAGGCTCGACTCGGTACGGGTTATCTGACATCGCAGAACGAGAGGTATGTCGATATGTACGAAGAGTTAGATGACGGAGTTCCGAGTTCCTCACAAAATACTACTGACGGAGTTTCGAGTTCCTCACAAGATACTACTGCTTTCCGAGTTCTTCACAAAAAATACTACCGACGGAGTTTCGAGTTCCTCACAAGATACTACTGCTTTAGTTGCTGTTAGCtttttctctctatctctctctctctctctctttctaaagCCCAAGTAGAATCGATGGGCCGATCCAAGGCCGAAAACATCAATCCAGCAGAGGAAGAGAGCCGCGTAGGGATGGACTTGCTGTCGCATGCACGTCCACGAATTTTGCAGTCAAGGGAAGAGGAGGTCGGAGCCGAAGTGACTGGCTCTCGTTGCCCCCATTCCATCTTCCTCTGTCAGATTCCTTGCGAACTGTGATGGCGACATCCTCGAGGATTCCCTGAACTCTACGGAAGAGTAGAGGAGTACAAGACGGCTTCTTCTTTCCTTCTCATGCGTCTTGCTCACTTCCATGGCGGTTGccgcttcttcctcttcttcatcgtCTTCTCTTATCATCGTTTTCCTAGATTTGTCTCGTCTCCTCCGCCAGAACCACCCTTCTGCTTCTCACTCTCCTCTGCGCTGCCCTCCTGCTAAGAATCCGTTAAGAAGCGCAAGGAGGACCAAGCTTCTCGTCCCTGCTGCCGCCTTCAACCCCCTGCTCCCGTCGCTGAGACGGAAACTAACACCGCCGCCGTCGAGATCGTTGGCTGATGACCGAAGTGGCGACGACGGCGCGGCGGTCGTGGAGTATGTGGCGGATGGCGTCGACAACGGCTCGAGCCGCGTGGTCGGTATCGGTGCTCGTCCGGGGTCGCCACGACCGCAGAGGAGTGCGGGCTCTGCGGATTCGATCTCGTTGGGCATCAAAGAGCCTGTCTATGAGGTAAATCCGAGTCAAATATGCCTCCTTGTCGGACAAAGATGTTGATACTTCATACTGCGGCAAGTGTTCGACGTTATTGTGTTCAGATTTAGAAAACACACCAAGTCAATGGGTTTTATGATTTACTTGGAAACCTGTCCAGTTAAACTGCCCAAACACATTCTGCTGTGTCCACTAAATCTAGTCAACTCAAATTCTATCACAATCTGTGTCGGTTGCATGTAGTTCTACCgtggttcaaatacaaaatttgcACGTATGTATCCAAACGAGTTTAATGTTTTTGTTTatccatataaaatttaaaaatgcatATGCTACTGCTATCGTATAACCTCTACACGTGTATGATAATCGGATATGTACCCATGCTAATGTATAGGAGTTTCCATTTTCATATAAAGTTTTGAAGTGGTAAGTCAAAACTGTGTGTAAAGCTAGGGCCATCAATGGGCAGTTCAGAATCATAGGATCTCATATGACTGGATCAATGTACCCAAGGAAACAATCTAACATACTGTAGCCACTTATAGTGCATGAGTCTTCTTTTGCAGGAGCCACATACACAATATTAATGTATTTTTCTCTAAGATGCATTTATGCAACCAAATTAGTTGCTGATATAAAAAAAATCCAAGTTGATGTTCTACACTTTGAAATTGCTTAAAACCAGACATCACTATTTGTTTTTAAGGTTGGGAGTATCTCGAAGAGTTAAAGTCGGATTATATGctctatatttttaaatgaaGATCACTGACATGGATCCTTCGCTAATGTTTTTTAGGTAAATTTTGGAGCTCTAACTTCTATTGCTTGTTTTGCTTGCATT encodes the following:
- the LOC103993962 gene encoding threonine dehydratase biosynthetic, chloroplastic, translated to MPMASLALALARPSHLPPVRQRAPDSIAPRDTSFRLHYQSPKPLAGGRTGPLLAPAAVSSSSFSPAALTAAPTSTTLMLKRVSVDSLQYESGYLGGISEKTRPSPAEAADEVQNGALNPMEYLTNILSSRVYDVAIESPLQLAPKLSARLGVDLWLKREDLQPVFSFKLRGAYNMMAKLTKEQLDRGVICSSAGNHAQGVALAAQRLGCDAVIVMPVTTPEIKWRSVERLGATVILKGDSYDEAQSYAKQCGEQEGRTFVPPFDHPDVITGQGTIGMEIIRQLSGPLHAIFVPVGGGGLIAGIAAYVKRVRPEVKVIGVEPSDANAMALSLYHGQRIMLEQVGGFADGVAVKVVGEETFCLCRELVDGVVLVSRDAICASIKDMFEEKRSILEPAGALALAGAEAYCRYYGLKDETIVAITSGANMNFDRLRLVTELADVGRKREAVLATILPEERGSFKKFCKLVGPMNITEFKYRFDSRKDNALVLYSVGVHTDSELAAMVHQMEHAQLKTFNLTNDDLAKDHLRYFMGGRSNVEDELLCRFVFPERPGALMKFLDSFSPRWNISLFHYRAQGETGANVLVGIQVPKGETEEFKNRAQNLGYEYAYEMNNAAYRLLMQ